In Chelonia mydas isolate rCheMyd1 chromosome 10, rCheMyd1.pri.v2, whole genome shotgun sequence, a single window of DNA contains:
- the SOCS1 gene encoding suppressor of cytokine signaling 1, which translates to MVAHSKVAADNAVAADPRCRLEPPARDHSRPRGYHGPARSNNGQAQSDTHFRTFRSQADFSSITRASALLDACGFYWGPLTVSAAHEKLKSEPEGTFLIRDSRQKNCFFAISVKTVTGPTSIRINFQAGRFSLDGSKESFDCLFKLLEHYISSPRKVLVTPLRKVRLRPLQELCRKSIVATFGRENLNHIPLNPVLKDYLKSFPFQI; encoded by the coding sequence ATGGTAGCGCACAGTAAGGTGGCAGCAGATAATGCAGTTGCAGCAGACCCGAGATGTCGACTTGAGCCTCCAGCAAGGGATCATTCTCGGCCTAGAGGTTACCATGGCCCGGCTCGGTCCAACAATGGGCAGGCGCAGAGCGACACACACTTCCGAACTTTCCGCTCGCAGGCAGATTTCAGTAGTATCACCCGAGCGAGCGCCCTGCTGGATGCATGTGGCTTCTACTGGGGCCCACTGACTGTCAGCGCGGCCCACGAGAAGCTGAAATCTGAGCCTGAGGGCACTTTCCTCATCAGGGACAGCAGACAAAAAAATTGCTTCTTTGCCATCAGTGTTAAGACTGTTACTGGGCCCACCAGCATCCGAATAAACTTCCAGGCTGGGCGTTTCAGCCTGGATGGCAGCAAGGAGAGTTTCGACTGTCTCTTTAAGCTACTGGAACATTATATAAGCTCCCCAAGGAAGGTGCTGGTCACCCCACTACGCAAAGTCCGTTTACGGCCATTGCAGGAGCTCTGCCGGAAAAGCATTGTGGCAACATTCGGGAGAGAGAATTTAAACCACATCCCTCTCAATCCAGTTTTAAAGGACTACCTGAAATCCTTCCCATTTCAGATATAA